A window of Candidatus Vicinibacter proximus contains these coding sequences:
- a CDS encoding T9SS type A sorting domain-containing protein: MAKSFFTAILCVMHWTLGLTQSGFTTDQNADLMISGIDFNHTGGAFSFNHPNGLASNGSNLLMCDRFNNRILIWLKAPTSWDAPPDLVLGQQNFTDNNPGITKSSLNWPGNVSVSPSGKLAIADSNNDSLLLWNNFPIQNGQPADISIHLPSIWPGNTPQKWEWPWGIWTDGIRLAAVATQGATILFWNTFPITDNQKPDYTITNPDFGTPRNISTDGAQYFFVGDHNARVHGNPGTFFWNSYPISSNQKYDFYRDEWIKGTKLSDGKLIASGLSRIYTWNSIPTSASQNPDLIASPTFYDNGDGVDVVEANGNIYICNYNGNNILVYDSPPDQIHTNPLFAVGVHDYHNNTLDSIGYIQNPAMSSDGTRLIITSDYYKRIYIFNKFPKISGEKADQIISTAKYNLAAWDNALHNNTFVAAGRNTVCIWNDANKLDLNPSTMYNGKIGSASFNDLKGVALDDKFFYLADKAGMVYIWKGIPDNNSTNPVYTLNFGNVQLNRLSSDGTYFCVTQQSPATIFIYKKSDLENGNLSPWKTIIQQGLLNLPSEAITYHGTLAIANQSFNDVLIWDDINQAPITSKMIILGQTSNSSNNKPAIGTNRLFMPGSLLYQNNQLWIGEHKFSSRILKFSAVTTGNHEPVLSSAGFYLYPNPFSENANIVFTLTENSKVTVSLTNVHGQHFGSVLDIENLAVGTHSLPIPSLAAFPDGVYVADVWINDNHFVRKFIKHKP; this comes from the coding sequence ATGGCCAAATCATTTTTTACAGCAATTCTTTGCGTAATGCATTGGACTCTCGGCCTGACACAATCTGGATTTACGACAGACCAGAATGCAGACCTCATGATTTCCGGAATAGACTTTAACCATACCGGCGGTGCTTTTTCCTTCAATCATCCCAATGGCCTGGCCAGTAACGGAAGTAATTTATTGATGTGTGATCGCTTTAACAACCGCATTCTCATTTGGCTCAAGGCCCCTACTTCATGGGATGCGCCACCTGATCTGGTCCTTGGGCAACAAAATTTTACAGACAATAATCCCGGCATCACAAAGAGCAGTTTAAATTGGCCCGGAAATGTATCGGTATCTCCATCCGGCAAATTAGCGATCGCCGATTCAAACAATGACAGTCTTCTGTTGTGGAATAATTTTCCCATTCAAAATGGTCAACCTGCCGATATCTCCATCCACCTACCTTCCATATGGCCTGGTAACACCCCACAAAAATGGGAATGGCCCTGGGGGATCTGGACAGATGGCATCCGCCTCGCTGCTGTGGCCACTCAGGGAGCAACCATTTTGTTTTGGAATACTTTCCCCATCACAGATAACCAAAAACCAGATTACACCATTACCAACCCTGATTTTGGTACGCCCAGAAATATATCCACAGATGGCGCTCAATATTTCTTTGTTGGAGACCACAATGCCAGAGTCCATGGAAATCCGGGAACTTTCTTTTGGAACTCATACCCAATTTCGTCCAATCAAAAATATGATTTCTACAGAGACGAATGGATCAAAGGAACTAAACTATCGGATGGAAAATTAATCGCTTCCGGATTGAGCAGAATTTATACCTGGAACAGCATACCCACCAGCGCATCACAAAATCCGGATTTAATTGCTTCGCCAACTTTTTATGATAATGGTGATGGCGTAGATGTGGTGGAAGCTAATGGGAATATTTATATTTGTAATTACAATGGCAACAACATTTTGGTTTATGATTCACCACCAGATCAGATCCACACCAACCCATTGTTCGCTGTAGGTGTACATGATTACCACAACAACACCCTGGATTCCATCGGATACATCCAGAATCCTGCCATGTCAAGCGATGGAACCCGACTCATCATTACATCAGACTACTACAAACGGATTTACATTTTTAATAAATTCCCAAAAATATCCGGAGAAAAAGCAGATCAGATCATTTCTACAGCAAAGTATAATCTTGCTGCCTGGGACAACGCATTACACAACAATACATTTGTTGCAGCAGGCAGAAATACAGTTTGTATCTGGAATGATGCAAATAAACTGGATCTCAATCCATCCACCATGTACAATGGAAAAATAGGCAGCGCATCTTTTAACGATTTAAAAGGAGTCGCCCTGGATGATAAATTTTTTTATTTGGCGGATAAAGCTGGAATGGTTTATATCTGGAAAGGAATTCCCGATAATAATTCTACAAACCCGGTGTACACTTTAAACTTTGGAAATGTTCAGCTCAACCGTTTATCCTCAGACGGAACTTACTTCTGTGTCACCCAACAATCACCTGCAACAATTTTCATTTACAAAAAATCGGATTTGGAAAATGGGAACCTTTCTCCCTGGAAAACAATCATCCAACAAGGCTTACTCAATCTGCCGTCCGAGGCCATCACTTACCATGGAACTTTAGCTATTGCAAATCAAAGTTTTAATGATGTACTGATCTGGGATGACATCAACCAAGCGCCCATTACATCAAAAATGATCATTTTAGGACAAACTTCTAATTCATCTAACAACAAGCCTGCAATAGGTACGAACCGTTTGTTTATGCCCGGTTCATTACTCTATCAGAACAATCAACTCTGGATAGGTGAACATAAATTTTCTTCAAGAATTTTGAAGTTTTCAGCTGTTACAACAGGTAACCATGAACCAGTTTTATCTTCTGCAGGTTTTTACCTTTATCCAAATCCATTTAGTGAAAACGCAAATATTGTTTTTACGCTGACGGAAAATTCTAAAGTAACTGTATCGTTAACAAATGTTCATGGCCAACATTTTGGATCTGTACTAGATATCGAAAATCTAGCCGTAGGAACGCACAGTCTTCCAATTCCATCGCTGGCGGCATTTCCTGATGGTGTGTATGTCGCAGATGTTTGGATTAATGACAATCATTTTGTCAGAAAATTTATCAAGCATAAACCATAA